GTCTCCTCATTGAAGAAGACACCTTCGATGCCTGGATATTTCGAGCGCAATGTCTCTATCTCGCCGATGATGCGCTCCGGGCTTCGGGCGCGCCAGTTTGGCTTTTCGTAGTAGACGTTTCCGGCTACGCAGAAATCGCATGTGTATGGGCAACCGCGCGTGGCGTGCACCTCTATGCTCCGGTAACGGGTCCATCGGCAACCGCCGGAGTAGCTGTAATCTATTCTTCGGATGTCATCGTCCTCCGGATCGGGGAGTGAATCGATATTGAGTATATGGCGGTGTGGATTTGGGTATAGACCCTGAATAGAAGACGGCTCCAGGCCGAGAAGGATATCCTTTACCGTCTCCTCATACTCTCCGATGCAGGCGTAATCATTCCCGTCCGCAAGGACCTTTTCGGGATAGACGGTCGGGTACTGCCCTGTCATTATTATCTTCGTGCCGAGCTTTGCCTTTATCGCTTTTGCGACCTTGAGGGTTTCGCCGTAAGTAACGGTATCCGCTTCGAAGACGACGTAATCGGGCTTTTCATATTCGAGGTAGCGGAGGTAGTCGTCCGTTGTAAATCTGAGCCACGTGCCGTCCACCATCTTCACGTTCGCGTTCGGCAGATCCCTCTTTAGCAAGGAAGAGAGGTAGGCAAGTTCATAAGGGAAGAAGATGAATACGGGGTAATCCTGAAAGAGGGATGTCCACCTGCTCGGGAATGGGCAAGGGTAGCGGTTACCGGAAAACCTGCCTGGCGCGGTGGCGATCACAACTTTCAAATCAAATCT
This sequence is a window from Nitrospinota bacterium. Protein-coding genes within it:
- a CDS encoding B12-binding domain-containing radical SAM protein, with translation MIATAPGRFSGNRYPCPFPSRWTSLFQDYPVFIFFPYELAYLSSLLKRDLPNANVKMVDGTWLRFTTDDYLRYLEYEKPDYVVFEADTVTYGETLKVAKAIKAKLGTKIIMTGQYPTVYPEKVLADGNDYACIGEYEETVKDILLGLEPSSIQGLYPNPHRHILNIDSLPDPEDDDIRRIDYSYSGGCRWTRYRSIEVHATRGCPYTCDFCVAGNVYYEKPNWRARSPERIIGEIETLRSKYPGIEGVFFNEETHIVKKDWILKLCDAIVASGNNDLHYEAMANHLLLDDEVLEALKRAGYYKLRIGIETIDPATSKSIGRKSKADRIHHVLETAKKLGIEIYGTFIIGASGSSKKGDLATVEFGKKLISEGLISSWQASIAVPHPGTPFYEKAVSENWLTTDNPEAFNGTIGSVVSYPGYSSEEIMETVTVMSKTFEEARPSDSFCLARSKAGENTYLTEEQRREVR